One segment of uncultured Fibrobacter sp. DNA contains the following:
- the hisC gene encoding histidinol-phosphate transaminase, whose amino-acid sequence MIEPRPELSKLSDYVPGKSIEEIREQYGLKKIVKLASNENPLGASPKAVEAFHKIADCLHLYPRGDAPTLIRAIAQKYGVKTEQIVVGNGSDEIIDMVGKAFIRQGDNCVGITPTFSVYKFTTLSNGAEFIGVGEGDAKTSLDDLAKAIDSKTRVAFICNPNNPTGTYYTESEIREFLKKVPQNVLVFLDEAYSEFATAADYPNMFSALDEHPNLFINRTFSKIYGLAGLRIGYAIASTDVVRHLWKVKPPFDVNQAAQVAAIAALDDAAHVEATRKMNAEGIEVLTREFTALGFKVLPTQANFICVKIGERARELVSFLERKGMIVRGLTSFGMPEYIRVTIGKPEENEFLVMLVKKWKAEA is encoded by the coding sequence ATGATTGAACCGCGTCCAGAACTGTCTAAGCTTTCCGATTACGTTCCCGGAAAATCCATCGAGGAAATCCGTGAACAGTATGGTCTCAAGAAGATTGTAAAGTTGGCTTCCAACGAAAATCCGCTTGGAGCCTCCCCGAAGGCGGTCGAGGCGTTCCACAAGATTGCGGACTGCCTGCACCTGTATCCGCGCGGCGATGCTCCGACGCTTATCCGCGCTATTGCCCAGAAATATGGCGTGAAGACGGAACAGATTGTCGTCGGTAACGGCTCCGACGAGATTATTGACATGGTCGGCAAAGCCTTTATCCGCCAGGGCGACAACTGTGTGGGCATTACGCCGACTTTTTCCGTGTACAAGTTTACGACGCTTTCGAACGGCGCTGAATTTATTGGCGTGGGCGAGGGCGATGCGAAGACTTCGCTTGACGACTTGGCGAAGGCCATCGACAGCAAAACCCGCGTAGCCTTCATCTGCAATCCGAACAACCCGACGGGCACGTACTACACCGAATCCGAAATTCGCGAATTCCTGAAGAAGGTTCCGCAGAATGTGCTGGTGTTCCTGGACGAGGCCTACTCGGAGTTCGCAACCGCTGCGGATTATCCGAACATGTTCTCGGCTTTGGATGAACACCCGAACCTTTTCATCAACAGGACGTTCAGCAAGATTTATGGACTTGCCGGTCTGCGTATCGGTTATGCCATCGCGAGTACGGATGTGGTGCGCCACCTCTGGAAGGTCAAGCCCCCGTTTGACGTGAACCAGGCGGCACAGGTGGCGGCCATCGCTGCCTTGGACGATGCGGCCCACGTGGAAGCGACCCGCAAGATGAATGCCGAGGGAATTGAAGTCCTTACCCGCGAATTTACGGCACTCGGTTTCAAGGTGCTTCCGACACAGGCGAATTTCATCTGCGTCAAGATTGGCGAACGCGCCCGTGAACTCGTCTCGTTCCTGGAAAGGAAAGGCATGATTGTCCGCGGCCTCACAAGCTTCGGTATGCCGGAATACATCCGTGTCACTATCGGCAAGCCCGAGGAAAACGAGTTCCTCGTGATGCTTGTCAAGAAATGGAAAGCGGAGGCCTAA
- a CDS encoding type II toxin-antitoxin system Phd/YefM family antitoxin gives MNPIKNIKPISYIKANAAQVLDHVCESHTPYVVTQNGEARGVILDVDTFQTMQDGLKLFKLFAQSETEIAKGEVISQKDLFDSLERELNAK, from the coding sequence ATGAACCCGATAAAGAACATCAAGCCGATTTCGTACATCAAGGCAAATGCCGCCCAAGTTTTGGATCACGTATGCGAGTCACACACGCCTTACGTGGTCACACAGAACGGGGAGGCCCGCGGAGTCATCTTGGATGTCGATACATTCCAGACCATGCAAGACGGGCTCAAGCTCTTCAAGTTGTTCGCGCAGAGCGAAACGGAAATCGCCAAAGGCGAAGTCATTTCGCAAAAAGACCTTTTTGATTCCCTGGAGCGCGAATTGAATGCCAAGTAA
- a CDS encoding AAA family ATPase, with product MSDFNNDAEKVLAKAQSLRDRCSHSYLGAAHLAVGLVEGPDATLKKLYKSKGAKTNELRGKLEPFVQKIPRMEGVNPDVEPDNDLNRILRASVQAARQVNRMVTPGDMLVALMKFSGDRGLAKVFEDALGSVEVVETWLSDPFAGAANAEEQSPLKLYGRELVEMAADGKLSPVIGREEEIRRVILILSRKTKNNPCLVGEPGVGKTAIVEGLAERIYRGDVPDALKGKKLFALDLSALMAGAKYRGDFEERLKAVLDALEEDGNTLLFIDEIHTIVGAGKTEGSMDLGNMLKPKLARGELHCIGATTTQEYRKYIEKDSALERRFQPVQVDEPSEEESISILRGIKDGFDAHHGVRLHDNALVAAVKLSNRYISDRFLPDKAIDLIDEAASLVKTQMDTVPEALDTLQRKELQMKIEEQALAKETDDNSVKRLKELREELALTDAAVKAMQDRWQERRAKNAELQGLKKSLQQAKDEMEQAEARYDLNRAAELKYNKIVNLEKEIAAKTEEIKKSAGDGDLSEEVTEETIALVVSRWTGIPVTKLCEGEKAKLLHLDERLHARVIGQDEAVEAVSEAILRNRSGLSRENAPIGSFLFLGPTGVGKTELARALSTELFDSEAALVRIDMSEYMEKHSVSRLIGAPPGYVGYEEGGQLTEAVRTHPYCVILLDEIEKAHPDVFNTLLQVLDDGRLTDGKGRTVNFKNTLILMTSNLGAAHFQNRAGDAKPVTLKEIEPELRGFFRPEFLNRLDEVLVFQSLTKPQIKDIVKLKFKGLAERAARQDLQLTLTDKALDAIADGAYQPEFGARPIQRYLERNVERPLSHAILAGEVSAAKPVTIDYDGEKFVVE from the coding sequence ATGTCCGATTTCAACAACGATGCAGAAAAAGTCTTGGCGAAGGCGCAGAGCTTGCGTGACCGTTGCTCGCATTCCTACCTGGGTGCGGCACATTTGGCCGTGGGGCTAGTTGAAGGCCCGGATGCCACCCTGAAAAAACTTTATAAGTCCAAAGGCGCGAAGACGAACGAGCTCCGCGGCAAGCTGGAACCGTTCGTGCAGAAGATTCCGCGTATGGAAGGCGTGAACCCCGACGTGGAACCGGACAATGACTTGAACCGTATCTTGCGTGCCTCCGTGCAGGCGGCACGTCAGGTGAACCGCATGGTGACCCCGGGCGACATGCTCGTGGCCCTCATGAAGTTCTCGGGCGACCGTGGCCTTGCGAAGGTGTTCGAAGATGCGCTGGGCTCCGTGGAAGTCGTGGAAACCTGGCTTTCGGACCCGTTTGCGGGTGCTGCCAACGCCGAAGAACAATCTCCCTTGAAACTCTATGGCCGTGAACTCGTGGAAATGGCCGCCGACGGAAAGCTTTCGCCGGTGATTGGCCGTGAAGAGGAAATCCGCCGTGTCATCTTGATCCTTAGCCGAAAGACGAAAAACAACCCGTGCCTGGTCGGTGAACCGGGCGTGGGCAAGACCGCTATTGTCGAAGGGCTCGCCGAGCGAATCTATCGCGGCGATGTGCCTGACGCTTTGAAGGGCAAGAAGTTGTTCGCGCTGGATTTGTCCGCCTTGATGGCGGGCGCCAAGTACCGTGGAGATTTCGAGGAACGTTTGAAAGCCGTGCTGGACGCTCTTGAAGAAGACGGCAACACGCTATTGTTTATCGATGAAATCCACACCATCGTGGGTGCGGGCAAGACCGAGGGCTCCATGGACTTGGGCAACATGCTCAAGCCGAAACTGGCCCGTGGTGAACTGCACTGCATCGGTGCGACGACCACGCAGGAATACCGTAAGTACATCGAGAAGGATTCCGCATTGGAACGCCGTTTCCAGCCTGTGCAGGTCGACGAACCCAGCGAAGAGGAATCTATTTCCATTCTGCGTGGCATCAAGGACGGCTTTGACGCCCACCATGGCGTGCGTCTGCATGACAACGCGCTGGTGGCTGCGGTGAAACTTTCGAACCGCTACATCAGCGACCGTTTCTTGCCGGACAAGGCCATCGACTTGATTGACGAGGCGGCAAGCCTTGTGAAGACGCAGATGGATACCGTGCCCGAAGCCTTGGATACCTTGCAGCGTAAGGAACTCCAGATGAAAATCGAGGAGCAGGCCTTGGCGAAGGAAACTGACGACAACAGCGTGAAGCGCTTGAAAGAACTCCGTGAGGAGTTGGCTTTGACGGATGCCGCCGTGAAGGCTATGCAGGACCGTTGGCAGGAGAGGCGCGCGAAAAACGCCGAGTTGCAGGGCCTCAAGAAATCCTTGCAGCAGGCGAAGGACGAGATGGAGCAGGCCGAAGCCCGCTACGACTTGAACCGCGCCGCCGAACTCAAGTACAACAAGATCGTGAACCTGGAAAAGGAAATTGCCGCGAAGACGGAAGAAATCAAGAAGTCTGCAGGCGACGGTGACCTGAGCGAAGAGGTGACCGAAGAGACGATTGCCCTCGTGGTGAGCCGTTGGACTGGAATTCCGGTGACGAAACTTTGCGAAGGCGAAAAGGCCAAGTTGTTGCACTTGGACGAACGCCTGCATGCCCGCGTGATTGGCCAGGACGAGGCCGTGGAAGCGGTTTCCGAAGCCATCCTGCGTAACCGTAGCGGCCTCAGCCGCGAGAATGCGCCCATTGGTAGCTTCTTGTTCCTGGGCCCCACGGGTGTGGGCAAGACGGAATTGGCCCGTGCGCTTTCGACCGAACTGTTCGACAGCGAAGCGGCACTTGTGCGTATCGACATGAGCGAATACATGGAAAAGCATAGCGTGAGCCGCTTGATCGGTGCGCCTCCGGGATACGTGGGCTACGAAGAAGGCGGCCAACTGACCGAAGCCGTGCGTACGCATCCGTACTGCGTGATTCTTCTCGACGAAATCGAGAAGGCCCACCCCGATGTGTTCAATACGCTGTTGCAGGTGCTTGACGACGGTCGTTTGACCGATGGCAAGGGCCGTACCGTGAACTTCAAGAACACCTTGATTTTGATGACGTCGAACCTGGGCGCTGCTCATTTCCAGAACCGCGCGGGTGATGCAAAGCCCGTGACGCTCAAGGAAATCGAGCCGGAACTCCGCGGATTCTTCCGTCCGGAATTCTTGAACCGCTTGGACGAAGTGCTGGTGTTCCAGAGCTTAACGAAGCCGCAGATCAAGGACATCGTGAAGCTGAAATTCAAGGGACTCGCCGAACGCGCCGCTCGTCAGGATTTGCAGCTCACGCTGACCGACAAGGCTCTCGACGCCATTGCCGATGGGGCCTACCAGCCGGAATTCGGCGCACGCCCGATCCAGCGTTACCTGGAAAGGAATGTGGAACGCCCGCTGAGCCATGCAATCCTTGCTGGCGAAGTGAGTGCCGCAAAGCCCGTAACCATCGACTACGATGGCGAGAAATTTGTGGTTGAGTAG
- a CDS encoding type II toxin-antitoxin system RelE/ParE family toxin, whose translation MPSKKFQVIWSKSAAFDLKSIVTFIAKDSPKNAREVLARIKRECKTLESFPDLGKVPAELEALQIGGYRELSISPWRVFYKKLLNQVFVVAVVDSRRDLEDALWNRLMR comes from the coding sequence ATGCCAAGTAAAAAATTTCAGGTCATCTGGTCGAAATCGGCCGCATTCGACCTAAAATCCATCGTCACGTTCATCGCAAAAGACAGCCCCAAAAACGCCCGAGAAGTCTTGGCAAGAATCAAACGTGAATGTAAAACGCTAGAGTCGTTCCCGGACCTGGGTAAAGTTCCTGCCGAACTTGAAGCCCTGCAAATAGGGGGTTACCGTGAATTATCCATTTCGCCCTGGCGAGTCTTCTACAAGAAACTCCTCAATCAGGTTTTCGTCGTAGCCGTCGTAGATTCCAGACGCGATCTCGAAGATGCGCTCTGGAACAGGCTGATGCGCTAG